The proteins below come from a single Ictalurus punctatus breed USDA103 chromosome 24, Coco_2.0, whole genome shotgun sequence genomic window:
- the sync gene encoding syncoilin, whose translation MAEEDIYLEEPCGSLSELKEKHEPLFIQEDEEEYFEDCLEEIEAALALPDDSMTYSQKCQETLNAEFNVLMRQMLVQLEEFEATHETKSTLPAFFDERENILVTNCFKDSGDYEDYISDTAESMAVFEPEDITVETGPELSAPMELKELGTTFESCIEEVRRLEHRKEELVQELLELEKPMEEDTHALRSELEEAQKLLSKAKLQRQNLLDEMRLFKRRLFVAARDCAQSQMTLVIQQKEVEQLNEEQDEMKAFFEKLIEVINQLNSEHQSQVQALQNQMDNMTQESSKDKTHSYLSQSRRASLDLQQYLQGGIKALEEWYEPRLVALLKRRQSSADALIKYREQCQDLKTQLGPLKEEEQRLGLERARLEERIYLMEKQRKENVEQYRVTIDHLEENSRELKTELRIQINKIKELEELKNSLTQQLYFYRESIEGQHPQETLKMEEKT comes from the exons ATGGCTGAAGAAGACATTTACTTGGAGGAACCCTGTGGGTCTCTGTCCGAGCTCAAGGAAAAGCACGAACCATTATTTATTcaggaagatgaagaagaataCTTTGAAGATTGCTTGGAAGAGATCGAGGCTGCCCTTGCTCTTCCTGATGATTCCATGACCTATTCACAAAAATGTCAGGAAACTTTGAATGCTGAATTTAATGTACTTATGAGACAGATGCTGGTACAGTTAGAGGAATTTGAAGCCACCCATGAGACCAAATCTACTCTACCGGCTTTCTTCGACGAAAGAGAGAACATTTTGGTAACAAATTGCTTCAAGGATAGTGGCGATTATGAAGACTATATTTCAGACACAGCAGAATCTATGGCAGTATTCGAGCCCGAAGACATCACCGTTGAAACAGGACCAGAACTGTCTGCACCCATGGAACTAAAGGAGCTGGGGACAACATTTGAGAGCTGCATTGAGGAGGTGAGACGACTGGAGCACAGGAAAGAAGAGCTGGTGCAGGAACTTCTGGAGCTGGAGAAGCCCATGGAGGAGGACACTCATGCCTTAAGAAGTGAGCTGGAGGAGGCCCAGAAGCTCCTGTCTAAGGCCAAGCTGCAGAGACAGAATCTACTGGACGAGATGCGACTCTTCAAGAGACGCTTGTTTGTTGCTGCCAGAGATTGTGCACAGAGCCAGATGACCTTGGTCATACAGCAGAAAGAAGTGGAGCAGCTGAATGAAGAACAG GATGAGATGAAGGCCTTTTTTGAGAAGTTGATTGAAGTCATTAATCAGCTTAACTCTGAACACCAAAGCCAAGTGCAGGCCTTACAAAATCAGATGGACAACATGACCCAGGAATCCAGCAAGGACAAGACACACTCGTACCTGTCCCAAAGCAGACGTGCATCCCTCGACCTACAGCAGTACCTGCAGGGTGGAATCAAAGCACTGGAGGAGTGGTATGAACCCAGACTGGTGGCATTACTAAAGAGACGACAAAGCAGCGCTGATGCTTTAATAAAGTACAGGGAGCAGTGTCAAGATCTGAAAACACAGCTGGGGCCCCTGAAAGAGGAAGAGCAGAGGCTGGGATTAGAGAGGGCCCGACTGGAGGAGCGCATCTATCTGATGGAGAAgcaaagaaaggaaaatgtgGAGCAATACCGT GTAACAATAGACCACCTAGAGGAGAACAGCCGAGAACTGAAAACTGAACTTCGGATacagataaataagataaaagAGCTTGAAGAACTCAAGAACAGTCTGACCCAGCAGCTATACTTCTATAG aGAGAGCATAGAGGGACAACATCCACAGGAGACCCTAAAGATGGAAGAGAAAACCTGA